From the Solibacillus sp. FSL R5-0449 genome, one window contains:
- the psiE gene encoding phosphate-starvation-inducible protein PsiE has protein sequence MKFLSKPKPYKEIIPKVLQVILNTGLTVLALALCVMLIIEMVELLKFIFNGEKHEYKYFLAKILVFFLYFEFITMIVKYFKEDYHFPLRYFMYIGITAMLRLIIVEHDSAIDTLIFAGVILILIISYYIINITPRERPNRKT, from the coding sequence ATGAAATTTTTATCCAAACCTAAGCCTTATAAAGAAATCATTCCGAAAGTACTGCAAGTGATTTTGAATACTGGTTTAACAGTACTGGCGTTGGCTCTTTGCGTCATGCTCATTATCGAAATGGTCGAGCTTTTAAAATTCATATTCAATGGGGAAAAGCATGAATACAAATATTTTCTGGCTAAAATTTTAGTATTCTTCCTGTATTTCGAGTTTATCACAATGATTGTGAAGTACTTTAAAGAGGATTATCATTTCCCGCTCCGTTATTTTATGTATATCGGAATTACGGCAATGCTCCGGCTTATTATTGTCGAACACGATTCCGCAATCGATACACTCATTTTTGCAGGTGTGATTCTCATTTTGATTATTAGCTATTATATTATCAATATTACACCGAGAGAAAGGCCGAACAGAAAAACGTAA
- a CDS encoding sulfite exporter TauE/SafE family protein — protein MENLFIEWLSVDGLILFAIGILASVVGVMFGAAGFVLLPSLLLVGIPIHATVAINKFATGISSFSTVIVLTMKKRVSLKKMIPFMLIAASGGISGAFLATRLAEQTMNIVACTVLIVMFFFVIKRKKKEVKSEQPDIEKKTNLIAPFFISIYDGGLGTGSALLNITYFLKKQVGYVMAAEMTRFLMFASCTTAFLFYLFYGIVNWGVAVPVAVGSIVGSHIGLKIIPYLKGKWVEILLPIIFFLLIIQVISDLLF, from the coding sequence ATGGAGAATTTATTTATAGAGTGGCTATCAGTAGACGGGCTCATTTTATTCGCGATTGGCATACTTGCTTCCGTTGTAGGGGTCATGTTTGGGGCTGCTGGATTCGTATTGCTTCCTTCTCTATTGTTAGTCGGAATTCCAATTCATGCGACTGTCGCGATTAATAAATTTGCAACAGGCATTTCTTCATTTTCGACTGTCATTGTTTTAACGATGAAAAAAAGAGTCTCGCTGAAAAAAATGATTCCTTTTATGCTGATTGCTGCAAGCGGCGGAATAAGCGGGGCATTTTTAGCGACTAGATTAGCGGAACAGACGATGAATATTGTTGCCTGTACTGTATTGATCGTAATGTTCTTTTTCGTTATTAAAAGGAAGAAGAAAGAAGTCAAAAGTGAGCAGCCGGACATCGAAAAGAAAACTAATTTAATCGCGCCGTTTTTTATCAGCATCTATGATGGCGGGCTAGGAACAGGGTCTGCACTTCTTAACATTACCTATTTTCTAAAGAAACAAGTCGGCTATGTAATGGCTGCTGAAATGACTCGCTTTTTAATGTTTGCAAGCTGTACGACTGCTTTTTTATTTTACTTATTTTATGGCATTGTTAATTGGGGAGTCGCTGTACCGGTAGCTGTCGGCTCGATTGTCGGCTCACACATTGGTTTAAAAATCATTCCTTATTTAAAAGGAAAATGGGTTGAAATTCTGCTCCCCATTATATTTTTCCTTTTAATTATCCAAGTGATATCGGATTTACTATTTTAA
- a CDS encoding amidohydrolase: protein MLKEWHEEVEAVYDQMVAWRRHLHENPELPFHEVQTARMVGDILAGYRIEVQRNVGGHGVVGILKGGNPGPTIALRADMDALPIQQENDVPYKSQVPNVMHACGHDAHTATLLGVAKILSKYQDQLHGTVKFIFQPAEEQFPGGAIQMIEEGVLEGVDVIFGNHLLSSVPLGNFTVPKGSATASSDYVKIKIIGKGGHSSAPHTSVNPIVIGAQIVNQVHLLLSQKVDPVQPVVAAITMFNSGVAINIIPEEATIAGTVRTFNQEQRDNVKTILTHILNNVTVTYGATYELEYKRGYPPLVNTDKEAEIVKDLLNNIDHLSVIEIPPIMASEDFAYYLQHVPGIYFYTGSATEDPATQFPHHHPKFNIDERAMKNSAKGFLSIVHHYLIPEDA from the coding sequence GTGCTAAAAGAATGGCATGAAGAAGTTGAGGCAGTATACGATCAAATGGTTGCTTGGAGAAGACATTTGCATGAGAATCCTGAACTGCCATTTCATGAGGTACAAACAGCGAGAATGGTCGGCGATATTTTAGCTGGGTATAGGATTGAAGTTCAACGGAATGTTGGCGGGCATGGTGTAGTCGGTATATTAAAAGGAGGAAATCCAGGGCCGACCATTGCACTAAGAGCTGATATGGATGCATTGCCGATTCAACAGGAAAATGACGTTCCCTATAAATCGCAAGTACCGAATGTGATGCACGCATGTGGTCATGATGCACATACGGCAACATTGTTAGGGGTGGCAAAAATATTAAGCAAATATCAAGATCAGTTACATGGTACGGTTAAATTTATATTTCAACCTGCTGAAGAACAATTTCCGGGTGGAGCCATTCAAATGATAGAAGAAGGTGTACTGGAAGGGGTAGATGTGATTTTCGGTAATCACTTACTATCTTCTGTTCCATTAGGTAATTTTACGGTACCTAAAGGGAGTGCAACGGCTTCCAGCGATTATGTAAAGATTAAAATAATCGGTAAAGGTGGACATTCTTCTGCTCCCCACACTTCAGTCAATCCGATTGTGATAGGTGCACAAATCGTCAATCAAGTTCATCTGTTGTTGAGCCAAAAAGTTGATCCAGTACAACCAGTAGTAGCGGCGATTACTATGTTCAATTCCGGTGTAGCAATAAACATAATACCGGAAGAAGCTACAATCGCGGGGACGGTCCGTACATTTAACCAGGAACAAAGGGATAATGTCAAAACGATTTTAACGCATATTCTCAACAATGTCACAGTAACTTACGGGGCCACTTATGAGCTGGAGTATAAGAGGGGGTATCCGCCATTAGTTAATACGGATAAAGAAGCAGAAATTGTAAAAGACTTACTGAATAATATCGACCATTTAAGTGTAATTGAAATCCCTCCTATTATGGCAAGTGAAGATTTTGCCTATTATCTCCAACATGTTCCCGGAATATATTTTTATACTGGTTCAGCTACAGAGGACCCCGCCACGCAATTTCCTCATCATCATCCCAAATTTAATATCGATGAACGGGCAATGAAAAATTCTGCGAAAGGATTTCTAAGTATTGTCCATCATTATTTAATTCCAGAGGATGCTTAA
- a CDS encoding LysR family transcriptional regulator: protein MNLHTLRIFTSVAKLGSITEAAKHLHISQPAVTVQIRKLEREIGVKLIEGKGRGIQLTYEGEFLYEQGLRLFHLEEQIDEKFKNFLEKKENIKIASSYISTNYILPPIIAGYKTENPNIDMYVSLGNVQSVERLVLDYKVDFGFVVQSNIGHEDLNFEKIMDIPFWFVVHPTHPLANKVVSIFELSQHDFIYRERGSSTLDLMEAIFYTHNCPLPRFGLQIEGVLESIKVVEAGYGMAIAPAFSVKEKLSQGSIARVFVDQVEISQSLFCCTRKVDKMAHPFIQYLKENLSNLDI from the coding sequence ATGAATTTACATACGCTAAGAATCTTCACAAGTGTTGCGAAGCTAGGCAGTATAACAGAAGCAGCAAAACACCTTCATATCAGTCAGCCTGCTGTTACTGTGCAAATCCGTAAACTCGAAAGAGAAATCGGAGTTAAACTTATTGAAGGTAAAGGAAGAGGGATACAGCTAACATATGAAGGTGAATTTCTTTATGAGCAAGGGCTACGGTTATTTCATCTGGAAGAACAGATTGATGAAAAGTTTAAAAACTTTTTGGAAAAGAAAGAGAATATAAAAATCGCTTCTTCCTATATTTCAACGAATTATATTTTACCGCCAATCATTGCAGGCTATAAAACGGAAAATCCGAATATCGATATGTATGTTTCACTAGGAAATGTTCAATCTGTTGAACGTCTTGTTCTCGATTATAAAGTCGATTTTGGTTTCGTAGTGCAAAGCAATATAGGTCATGAAGATTTAAACTTCGAAAAAATAATGGATATTCCATTTTGGTTTGTTGTTCATCCAACACATCCTTTGGCAAATAAAGTAGTATCGATTTTTGAACTAAGTCAACATGATTTTATATATAGGGAACGAGGCAGTTCAACGCTGGACTTGATGGAGGCTATTTTTTATACGCATAATTGCCCGTTACCGAGGTTTGGCTTACAAATAGAAGGTGTACTGGAATCGATTAAAGTTGTTGAAGCGGGGTATGGAATGGCAATTGCTCCAGCATTCAGTGTAAAGGAAAAGTTATCGCAAGGCAGCATTGCACGCGTCTTTGTAGATCAGGTGGAAATCAGCCAGAGCCTGTTTTGCTGTACAAGAAAAGTGGATAAGATGGCGCATCCGTTTATTCAATATTTGAAGGAGAACTTAAGCAATTTAGATATTTAA
- a CDS encoding phosphotransferase family protein, with amino-acid sequence MVDIKNYESFMKIEAINKGWSDDKKYYIETATDERLLLRINDIAEYDKKKREYEIISSLAERGLPVSRPVDFGICDNGKSVYTIFVWCDGEDAQQILPNLTEAEQYSLGVKSGQILKGIHSIPAPAEQEEWATRFNRKADSKIKMYQECDVKIAGDDKVIQYIEANRHLLEGREQCFHHGDYHVGNMIISPKKELYVIDFNRSDYGDPWEEFNRIVWSADMSPYFATGQLNGYFNGTPPMEFFALLAFYISSNMLSSIPWALDYGEEDLNIMKNQAKNVLEWFDGMNNPVPTWYKGELNLVDQKLESNK; translated from the coding sequence ATGGTCGATATAAAAAACTATGAATCATTCATGAAAATTGAAGCGATCAATAAAGGATGGTCGGACGATAAAAAGTACTATATTGAAACAGCTACAGATGAGAGGCTGTTACTGCGCATTAATGATATTGCAGAGTATGACAAAAAGAAAAGGGAATATGAAATTATAAGCAGTTTAGCTGAAAGAGGTTTGCCTGTTTCACGCCCAGTTGATTTTGGAATATGTGACAACGGCAAAAGTGTCTATACGATATTCGTATGGTGTGATGGTGAAGATGCGCAGCAGATACTGCCGAATCTGACAGAAGCCGAACAATATTCATTAGGGGTGAAATCAGGGCAAATACTGAAGGGAATACACAGTATTCCTGCACCGGCAGAGCAGGAAGAATGGGCAACACGATTTAACCGTAAAGCGGACAGTAAAATTAAAATGTACCAAGAATGTGATGTGAAAATAGCGGGTGACGATAAAGTTATTCAGTATATTGAAGCGAACAGACACCTCCTCGAAGGCAGGGAGCAATGTTTTCATCATGGAGATTACCATGTTGGAAATATGATTATATCCCCCAAAAAAGAGCTATATGTTATTGACTTTAACCGCAGTGACTACGGCGACCCGTGGGAAGAGTTTAACCGGATAGTGTGGAGTGCCGATATGAGTCCGTACTTTGCCACAGGTCAGCTTAACGGATATTTTAACGGAACACCACCGATGGAATTTTTCGCATTGCTTGCATTTTATATAAGCAGTAATATGCTGTCATCCATTCCTTGGGCTTTAGATTACGGGGAAGAAGATTTGAACATCATGAAAAATCAGGCTAAAAATGTTTTGGAATGGTTTGACGGAATGAACAATCCCGTCCCAACTTGGTATAAGGGAGAATTAAATTTGGTTGATCAAAAGCTAGAGAGCAATAAATAG
- a CDS encoding DMT family transporter, whose product MKNSVFIGSILCFIAAVSWGAMFPVAHDAFKHIDPFYFTIFRYGAVTIILVALLLWKEGKRAFRMEGKGLQLWFFGTMAFTIYNLLIFWGEDLLGQSGVMTASIMESLMPMISIVISWMIFKHRPSLFTLLCVLLSFVGAVLVITKGDLQAFLGTTGQFIPSLLIFIAVVGWVIYTMGANEFSHWSALRYSTLSCLLGTITALFVTLGATMFGAVPVPAINDVVTVGPHLLFMIIFPGVIALLGWNIGVSYLTPLNALLFINFVPVTTLFISIIQGNAVTVFDIVGTVLIIIALLSNNMYLRMRDKKRTNHSVRSTWSEGVS is encoded by the coding sequence TTGAAAAACAGTGTTTTTATAGGTTCCATTCTTTGTTTTATAGCTGCAGTATCATGGGGTGCCATGTTTCCGGTAGCACATGATGCGTTTAAACATATAGATCCGTTTTACTTTACAATTTTCCGATATGGCGCTGTAACAATCATTTTGGTTGCACTGCTATTATGGAAAGAAGGAAAGCGCGCTTTCCGTATGGAAGGAAAAGGTCTTCAGCTTTGGTTTTTCGGTACAATGGCCTTTACAATTTATAATTTGCTTATTTTCTGGGGCGAAGATTTACTCGGCCAATCAGGTGTTATGACGGCCTCAATTATGGAATCACTGATGCCGATGATTTCAATTGTAATTTCATGGATGATTTTTAAACATCGTCCATCCCTATTTACATTACTCTGTGTATTGCTGTCATTTGTCGGGGCAGTATTAGTCATTACAAAAGGCGATCTCCAGGCGTTTTTAGGCACAACGGGTCAGTTTATCCCATCACTATTAATTTTTATTGCTGTCGTTGGCTGGGTTATTTATACAATGGGTGCCAATGAATTCAGTCATTGGTCTGCATTGCGCTATTCGACATTGAGCTGTTTACTCGGAACTATTACGGCATTGTTCGTTACCCTAGGTGCAACAATGTTCGGCGCTGTACCGGTACCGGCTATTAATGATGTAGTCACAGTAGGTCCCCACTTACTGTTTATGATTATTTTCCCGGGTGTTATTGCTTTATTGGGCTGGAACATTGGCGTTAGCTACCTAACCCCTTTAAATGCATTACTGTTCATCAACTTTGTTCCTGTGACAACTCTGTTCATTTCCATTATTCAGGGAAATGCGGTAACAGTATTCGATATTGTTGGAACGGTATTGATCATCATCGCACTTCTATCTAACAATATGTATTTAAGAATGCGTGACAAGAAAAGGACTAATCATTCCGTACGTTCTACATGGAGCGAAGGGGTTTCTTAA
- a CDS encoding DUF5316 domain-containing protein — protein sequence MKYFFIGTGLSLIGILLAIIIWDVHMISNITSGIGFIFLIVACLFSGAFVNGDRMRANLAMETKESWVQRNKIAWCSLIMAVPNFVVAFIFYYYLGY from the coding sequence ATGAAATACTTTTTTATTGGTACAGGACTATCTCTAATCGGTATTTTGCTAGCTATTATTATTTGGGATGTTCATATGATTTCCAATATTACGAGCGGGATTGGTTTTATCTTTTTAATTGTGGCATGCCTTTTTTCCGGGGCGTTCGTAAATGGTGACCGGATGAGGGCAAACTTGGCAATGGAAACGAAAGAAAGCTGGGTTCAAAGAAATAAGATTGCTTGGTGTTCCCTCATAATGGCAGTTCCTAACTTTGTCGTTGCATTCATTTTTTACTATTATTTAGGCTATTAA
- a CDS encoding ATPase, whose product MGKVFWIPLISSFATIAVLYFIGYLADINFLIFKISLSHTEIALLPIFVGAAVGIITERMLKRKEGEVK is encoded by the coding sequence ATGGGGAAAGTATTTTGGATTCCACTAATTTCCTCCTTTGCGACGATAGCCGTATTATATTTTATCGGTTATTTAGCTGATATAAATTTTCTTATATTTAAAATTTCACTCTCACATACTGAAATAGCTTTGCTGCCAATCTTTGTGGGAGCAGCAGTAGGGATAATAACTGAACGGATGCTTAAGAGGAAGGAGGGGGAAGTTAAATGA
- a CDS encoding LysR family transcriptional regulator: protein MEFKDLEIFQLVADKGTVTEVAKELNYVQSNITSRIQKLEAELNTPLFNRHRRGMILTPEGKKLLAYSEKILMLTEEMKRAVLNKDEPVGKLEIGTVETVYHLPNILSTYIKSYENVDLSLVTGVTEKLEEKVLNYKLDGAFITASNVHPDLEAYDVFDEELVLITEPRKKTLEGLKDEPFLCFKKGCGYRARLEKWYEHEGAMPEKVMEFGTLETIIRSVAMGLGVSFVPKSAVAHLEKSGEITCHQLPSEFSKVKTVFIRRADGYLTTTIEKFIETIQHNRQLI from the coding sequence GTGGAGTTTAAAGACTTGGAAATTTTCCAGCTCGTTGCAGATAAAGGTACGGTTACAGAAGTCGCAAAAGAGTTGAATTACGTACAATCGAATATTACATCAAGAATACAAAAGCTTGAAGCGGAGTTAAATACACCATTGTTTAACAGACATCGTCGAGGAATGATATTAACTCCCGAAGGAAAGAAACTGTTGGCCTATAGTGAAAAGATATTAATGCTGACAGAGGAAATGAAACGCGCCGTCCTGAATAAAGATGAACCAGTCGGCAAACTTGAAATCGGTACAGTAGAAACGGTTTATCATTTACCGAACATCTTGTCTACCTATATAAAAAGCTATGAAAATGTAGACTTGTCACTTGTAACAGGCGTCACTGAGAAACTAGAAGAAAAAGTATTGAATTATAAATTGGATGGTGCATTTATTACGGCCTCAAATGTTCATCCGGATCTTGAAGCGTATGATGTATTCGATGAGGAGCTTGTCCTCATTACAGAACCTCGTAAGAAGACATTGGAGGGGCTGAAAGATGAACCGTTCCTATGTTTTAAAAAAGGCTGCGGTTACCGGGCTCGTCTGGAAAAGTGGTATGAGCACGAAGGTGCGATGCCCGAAAAAGTGATGGAATTTGGAACGCTGGAAACAATTATACGCAGTGTTGCAATGGGACTTGGTGTATCATTTGTTCCGAAATCAGCGGTAGCTCATCTGGAAAAAAGCGGAGAGATTACTTGTCATCAATTGCCAAGTGAATTCAGCAAAGTGAAAACAGTCTTTATCCGCAGGGCAGATGGGTACTTAACGACAACTATCGAAAAATTTATTGAAACAATTCAACATAATCGACAGTTAATCTAA
- a CDS encoding IS1182 family transposase, whose product MFKDYNMNQIILPLDLEVKLHKNDIAFSIHHLVESIPNEAFAPFIHHTGCPSYHPRMMLKLILCGYTQSTFSGRKIEDLTRDSIRMMWLAQGYEPSYRTINRFRVHPNMKELIRQCFVQFRCQLVEEKLIDQEAIFIDGTKIEANANKFTFVWKKSVEKHHTNLVEKSNKLYDELLEHQIIPEIKRESDEQLSIEELTQVAHHLEEVVDDYTSKIEHSEDVIERKRLRSERKTPKQILKQVHDWIIRKQKYQKDFEVFGTRNSYSKTDHEATFMRMKDDYMQNGQLKPGYNVQIATEGQYTLAYDVFPNPTDTKTLIPFLNQIEENYFELPKHIVADAGYGSEQNYHDILNKRKRTPLITFNQYLNEQKRKYKNDPFKTSNWVYEKENDVYICPNEKRLRFQYNSVRTDKAGFQREFKIYECEECTGCPFRTKCTKAAEGKNRRLMINEKWEKQKEEVRAKLSEEKTAAIYRRRKIDVEPVFGFLKANLCFRRFSVRGKSKVTNEIGLALMATNLRKYAVRG is encoded by the coding sequence ATGTTTAAAGATTATAACATGAATCAAATTATATTACCGCTAGATTTAGAAGTAAAGTTACATAAAAATGATATTGCCTTTTCTATCCATCATTTGGTCGAAAGCATTCCGAACGAAGCTTTCGCTCCTTTTATTCACCATACTGGTTGTCCATCATATCATCCACGTATGATGCTAAAGCTGATTTTATGCGGTTACACACAATCCACTTTTTCAGGAAGAAAAATAGAGGATCTGACAAGAGACAGTATCCGTATGATGTGGCTTGCCCAAGGATATGAACCAAGTTATCGCACTATTAACCGTTTTCGTGTACATCCCAATATGAAGGAACTCATTCGCCAATGTTTTGTACAATTTCGTTGTCAGCTAGTTGAAGAAAAACTCATCGATCAAGAAGCGATTTTTATCGATGGCACAAAGATTGAGGCAAATGCCAATAAGTTCACATTTGTTTGGAAAAAATCAGTGGAAAAACATCATACCAACCTCGTAGAAAAATCAAATAAACTTTACGATGAGTTATTGGAACATCAAATTATTCCTGAAATCAAACGTGAAAGTGATGAGCAGTTATCGATAGAAGAGTTAACTCAAGTAGCACATCACCTAGAAGAAGTAGTCGACGACTATACAAGCAAAATAGAACATTCTGAAGATGTCATTGAGCGAAAAAGATTACGTAGCGAACGAAAAACACCAAAGCAAATCCTCAAACAAGTACATGATTGGATCATAAGAAAGCAGAAATACCAAAAAGATTTTGAAGTGTTTGGCACACGTAACAGTTATTCAAAGACGGATCATGAAGCAACATTCATGCGGATGAAAGATGACTATATGCAAAACGGTCAATTGAAGCCAGGTTATAATGTACAAATCGCTACTGAAGGTCAATACACACTCGCTTATGATGTATTTCCAAATCCAACAGACACGAAAACACTTATTCCATTTCTTAATCAAATTGAAGAAAATTATTTTGAGTTACCAAAACATATTGTAGCGGATGCCGGATACGGCAGTGAACAGAATTACCATGATATTCTTAACAAACGCAAACGAACTCCACTCATTACATTTAATCAATACTTGAACGAACAGAAGCGAAAATATAAAAATGACCCTTTTAAGACAAGTAATTGGGTGTATGAGAAAGAAAACGATGTCTACATTTGTCCAAATGAAAAGAGATTAAGATTCCAATACAATTCTGTTCGTACGGATAAAGCAGGTTTCCAACGAGAATTTAAAATCTATGAATGTGAGGAATGTACAGGGTGTCCTTTCCGTACAAAATGTACAAAAGCTGCAGAAGGTAAAAATCGAAGACTCATGATTAATGAGAAATGGGAAAAACAAAAAGAAGAAGTAAGAGCGAAGCTTTCAGAAGAAAAAACGGCTGCCATTTATCGTCGACGTAAAATCGACGTGGAGCCAGTTTTTGGATTCTTGAAGGCTAATTTGTGTTTCCGTCGATTTTCTGTTCGTGGAAAATCGAAAGTTACTAACGAAATAGGTTTGGCATTAATGGCCACAAATTTAAGGAAGTATGCGGTAAGAGGATAA
- a CDS encoding amidohydrolase — MRQKLMDMLEVRKNEIIQIRRHLHQHPEVSFQEENTAQYILDFYKGKDVEIHSNVGNGYGIIVTIKGGKPGKNIGLRADFDALPITEEADVPFKSVNEGVMHACGHDGHTAYLLVLADCFIELKDEIAGTIKIIHQHAEEVPPGGAKSIVESGLLDDLDNVFGIHLLPMGPAGFIGYNSGFAFNGRAYLKLKIQGRGGHGSSPHLANDAIVAGAHFVTAAQTIISRRLSPFDIGVITIGSFDGKGTFNVIKDSVELEGDIRYMTIETKEKIEAEVKRLVRGLEEQFGVTCDLTYENDYPPLYNDPELTAKVAGYLIDADDPDIKEVKEVPPMSPSEDFAYYAEKFPSCFFYIGCTPKGVEKPFYNHHPKFDIDEDALLVAAKAVGQVVAGYYEE, encoded by the coding sequence ATGAGACAAAAACTAATGGACATGCTGGAAGTTCGTAAAAATGAAATCATTCAAATCCGGAGACATTTACATCAGCATCCCGAAGTATCGTTCCAAGAGGAAAACACCGCACAATATATTCTCGATTTTTATAAAGGAAAAGATGTAGAAATTCATTCAAACGTAGGGAACGGTTATGGAATTATCGTTACGATTAAAGGCGGAAAACCAGGCAAAAATATCGGGCTTCGCGCAGACTTTGATGCACTGCCGATTACCGAAGAAGCCGATGTTCCGTTCAAATCGGTAAATGAAGGGGTCATGCACGCATGCGGCCATGACGGACATACCGCCTATTTGCTTGTATTGGCGGACTGTTTTATCGAGTTGAAAGATGAGATTGCAGGAACAATTAAAATTATTCACCAGCATGCAGAAGAAGTTCCGCCGGGCGGAGCGAAAAGTATTGTAGAGTCAGGGCTTCTCGATGATCTAGATAATGTTTTCGGGATTCACTTGCTGCCCATGGGACCTGCAGGATTTATCGGTTATAATTCAGGTTTTGCGTTCAATGGCCGTGCGTACTTGAAACTGAAAATTCAAGGACGTGGCGGACATGGTTCCTCACCACATTTGGCAAACGATGCGATTGTTGCGGGTGCCCATTTTGTCACTGCAGCACAAACAATTATTAGCCGCCGATTAAGTCCGTTTGATATCGGTGTAATTACAATAGGATCATTCGATGGTAAAGGGACATTCAATGTCATTAAAGACAGCGTGGAACTGGAAGGCGATATTCGCTATATGACGATAGAAACGAAAGAAAAGATTGAAGCGGAAGTAAAAAGATTAGTAAGAGGTCTTGAAGAACAATTTGGTGTTACTTGCGATTTGACGTATGAAAATGACTACCCGCCATTATATAACGATCCCGAGCTAACGGCGAAAGTCGCGGGTTATTTAATAGATGCGGATGATCCGGACATTAAAGAGGTGAAGGAAGTACCACCAATGTCGCCATCTGAAGACTTTGCCTATTATGCGGAAAAGTTCCCTTCTTGTTTCTTCTATATTGGCTGTACGCCAAAAGGAGTGGAAAAACCTTTCTACAATCATCACCCAAAATTTGATATCGATGAGGATGCACTTCTAGTAGCAGCAAAAGCAGTGGGACAGGTTGTTGCCGGCTACTATGAAGAATAA
- a CDS encoding class I SAM-dependent methyltransferase, giving the protein MIAYYYDQLHTWGKEDDFFMELLQSTKAKKIADLGCGTGRVTIELAKAGYEVTGIDPNEEAVLRAQNKAHAQSVSWIIGDSQDLTSNSYDAVIMTANVAQVFISEESWNRVLQDVFTALKPGGHFIFDARNPQAKVWEEWQKDETVDELQDVHTGDPLLYWDEYEGLDRNVFTFYEKIKNVNTDITYEAKVQLIFRSFEEISSSLKEAGFSTVNAYEDFKLQLATNQAKSYVFHCKK; this is encoded by the coding sequence ATGATTGCCTATTACTACGATCAGCTTCATACATGGGGAAAAGAGGATGACTTCTTCATGGAGCTTCTCCAATCAACAAAAGCTAAAAAGATAGCCGACTTAGGATGTGGTACTGGACGGGTAACGATAGAATTGGCAAAGGCGGGTTATGAAGTAACTGGAATCGATCCAAATGAAGAAGCCGTTCTTCGTGCTCAAAACAAAGCGCATGCACAATCGGTTTCATGGATAATCGGTGATAGTCAGGACCTGACAAGTAACTCATATGATGCAGTAATCATGACAGCGAATGTGGCGCAGGTTTTTATTTCGGAAGAGAGCTGGAATCGTGTACTGCAGGATGTATTTACAGCATTAAAGCCTGGTGGGCACTTTATTTTTGATGCGCGGAATCCTCAAGCAAAAGTATGGGAAGAATGGCAAAAAGATGAGACAGTAGACGAGCTTCAAGACGTTCATACAGGGGACCCGTTGCTGTACTGGGATGAATATGAAGGTCTAGATCGGAATGTTTTTACCTTTTATGAAAAAATCAAAAATGTTAATACGGATATTACATACGAAGCAAAGGTTCAGCTAATATTCCGTAGCTTTGAAGAAATTTCGTCCTCTCTTAAAGAAGCGGGATTTTCGACAGTGAACGCGTATGAAGATTTTAAATTACAGCTGGCTACGAACCAGGCAAAATCGTATGTCTTTCATTGTAAAAAATGA